The proteins below are encoded in one region of Fulvia fulva chromosome 9, complete sequence:
- a CDS encoding SWI/SNF chromatin-remodeling complex subunit snf5, which produces MSALSSTSWPNQNNNSAAVHIPDSDSANAINQQAANNTDGPDAIREGKQKAKETMAAGLNATESPGSIPAQSATLPNGVAQTNGAPQLSRKRSRDGTQLPMSHAGANSDSANEPQLNHHEVLLDRYVQRDLIHAAAMNDQAQRSRDLVKYKEMEKDFYTQEVAQVRKQHPGSIYGYGFAGYGNGTTNSRPQIVYSSTRGPPKHRKSRPIHFTRKDTQQQAEQHEELVPIRLDIELDKLRLRDTFTWNLHEKLIPQDLFADYLLEDLKLPQESVLELKRQVNTEMQDQINNYYPHMIVEDGPLESGKPYHDHKDDEMRVQIKLNITIGRITLIDQFEWDINNPLNSPEEFARQMAWENALSGEFTTAIAHTIREQSQLYTKGLYLTNHAFDGRPVEDPELRDSFLPGPIHSAFRPMQAQKDYTPYMYEMSEAELERTETSMMREHRAQKRQLNRRGGPALPDLKDRQRTVRSLIVHTVIPGAVETFETTGIPKTRRGGRGGRRGARNDGDIDSEDLDSEESGAESPAPSAIVASGTTRTRNMRGAAAAAQANMRAGYGRSATPDSQLLAAPTTEPRASTRKSMLREESVLQDEDDKMIVKLRLPRAKFKSWIADYEAKKRAAAYPLSGYASQPAPTNTALRVATPTRGATSTPTMTPRSLPQARGTPQPNGAHSRAPSSARQPQASYDSRGAVEIDRWPGPDATAPEPPPWLNTAMNELRGRHPQANFKPFMRCYGVDIESGKVLPKEQTELQPGDKAPPGQKLQYLPRIRCTDCQGKIYTAQPESVVTDFEVHLKNKKHLEKVEERLEKEGGSKGGGRKR; this is translated from the exons ATGTCCGCGCTGTCCTCCACGTCATGGCCGAACCAAAACAACAACTCCGCCGCAGTACATATCCCCGATAGCGATAGCGCCAATGCCATAAACCAACAAGCAGCCAATAACACAGATGGACCCGACGCGATTCGAGAAGGGAAACAAAAGGCCAAGGAAACAATGGCCGCTGGACTTAACGCGACCGAGTCTCCTGGATCAATACCCGCGCAATCAGCAACACTCCCCAATGGCGTTGCGCAAACCAATGGCGCGCCGCAATTGAGTCGCAAGCGATCACGAGATGGCACGCAGCTGCCCATGAGCCACGCCGGCGCGAATAGCGACAGCGCGAATGAACCTCAGCTCAACCACCATGAGGTCTTGCTGGATCGCTATGTCCAGCGCGATCTGATCCATGCCGCCGCGATGAACGACCAGGCGCAAAGGTCACGCGACCTGGTCAAGTACAAGGAGATGGAGAAGGATTTCTACACTCAAGAGGTTGCGCAGGTCAGGAAACAGCATCCGGGATCAATATACGGCTATGGCTTTGCGGGTTATGGTAATGGCACAACCAACAGTCGGCCTCAGATCGTATACAGCAGTACTCGCGGACCCCCAAAACACAGAAAGTCGAGGCCAATCCACTTTACGCGGAAAGACACCCAGCAGCAGGCGGAACAGCACGAAGAGCTCGTGCCTATACGATTGGACATTGAACTGGACAAGTTGCGACTGCGCGACACCTTTACGTGGAATCTTCACGAAAAGCTTATACCGCAAGACCTCTTTGCAGACTATCTTCTCGAAGACCTGAAACTGCCGCAGGAGTCCGTATTGGAGCTCAAGCGCCAGGTGAACACCGAAATGCAGGACCAGATCAACAATTACTATCCGCATATGATTGTAGAAGACGGGCCATTGGAATCTGGGAAGCCATACCACGATCACAAGGATGATGAAATGCGGGTACAGATCAAGCTGAACATCACGATTGGGCGCATCACGCTCATCGATCAATTCGAATGGGACATCAACAACCCTTTGAACTCGCCGGAAGAGTTTGCGCGACAAATGGCGTGGGAGAACGCGCTTAGTGGAGAGTTCACCACAGCAATCGCGCACACGATACGCGAACAGAGCCAGCTCTACACGAAGGGCCTATATCTTACAAACCACGCTTTCGATGGACGGCCCGTGGAGGATCCTGAACTGAGGGACAGCTTCCTCCCGGGACCTATACACAGTGCGTTCAGACCAATGCAGGCGCAGAAGGATTATACTCCGTATATGTACGAAATGAGTGAAGCCGAGCTTGAACGGACAGAAACCTCGATGATGCGTGAGCACAGAGCGCAGAAACGACAGCTGAACAGGCGTGGTGGGCCAGCGCTACCGGACCTGAAAGACAGGCAACGTACCGTGCGATCGCTGATCGTACACACTGTAATACCGGGTGCTGTAGAGACTTTCGAGACTACCGGCATACCCAAAACACGACGCGGCGGTAGAGGAGGCAGACGTGGCGCAAGAAACGACGGCGACATCGACTCGGAAGATCTCGATAGTGAAGAGTCTGGAGCAGAGTCGCCTGCACCTTCGGCCATTGTTGCCAGTGGCACAACACGAACGCGTAATATGCGTGGGGCTGCAGCTGCTGCTCAAGCCAACATGCGTGCTGGCTATGGCCGATCAGCGACTCCAGACTCACAGCTGTTAGCAGCTCCCACGACAGAACCGAGGGCATCGACACGGAAGAGCATGCTTCGTGAAGAGAGTGTACTCCAGGACGAGGATGACAAGATGATCGTTAAGCTGAGGCTGCCCCGAGCCAAATTCAAATCATGGATCGCGGACTACGAAGCAAAGAAGCGCGCTGCTGCGTACCCACTTTCTGGATACGCATCACAGCCAGCGCCGACAAACACCGCCCTTCGGGTCGCCACTCCAACAAGAGGTGCAACTAGCACACCCACGATGACACCTCGATCATTACCGCAAGCCCGTGGAACGCCTCAACCTAATGGAGCACATTCTCGAGCACCCTCGTCCGCACGGCAACCTCAGGCCAGCTATGACTCCCGCGGCGCAGTCGAAATTGACCGCTGGCCTGGTCCTGACGCCACAGCA CCCGAACCACCGCCCTGGCTCAACACTGCCATGAACGAACTCCGCGGCCGTCACCCACAAGCCAACTTCAAACCCTTCATGCGCTGCTACGGCGTCGACATCGAATCGGGCAAGGTCCTCCCGAAAGAACAAACCGAACTCCAGCCCGGTGACAAAGCCCCTCCAGGCCAGAAACTTCAATACCTCCCCCGTATCAGGTGTACAGACTGCCAGGGGAAAATATATACAGCGCAGCCGGAGAGCGTGGTAACGGACTTTGAGGTGCATTTGAAGAACAAGAAGCATCTGGAGAAGGTTGAGGAGAGGCTGGAGAAGGAGGGTGGCAGCAAAGGGGGTGGGAGGAAGAGGTGA